The segment CCGACGGGGACTTCCTGAGCTTCACCGCCGCCCCTGGCACGCTGCTCGACGTAACGCTCTCACCGGTCGGCGCAACCTATCTGAGCGGGAGCCAGAACATGGGTGGTAGCTGCTCCGCCGGAACCAGCTTCAATTCGCTGACTCAGAACAATCTGGGCGTAGAGGTTCTCGCGAGCGACGGAAGCACCGTGTTAGCGATGTCTGATTCGAACCCCATCGGCGCGGCCGAGAGCGTGACCGACGTCGACCTGGGATCGGGCGGCACGTTCTTCGTGAATGTGATTCCGGGCTTCGAGAACGCCGCCCAGCTCTATGAGCTGTCGCTGAATGTCCAGCCTTTGTGCACGACCCCGAATCAGAACCTGTCCGCGCAAACCGTCAATACATTCCTGACGGTCACGGGTTGCTCGATCACCGCCGGGAGCGGGTACGTTGTAGGCGGCAGTGGGAATGTGACGTTCTCCGCGAAGACCTTCATTGCTCTGACCAACGATTTCAGTGTTTTGACGGGAGGAACCTTCACCGCGGAAATGGATCCGTCGATCCCTTGACGGGTTGGCCGCTCGAGTCGAGCGGCGCCGCCGCCGGCAGGTACAACGTGAACCGGCTTCCCTTTCCCGGCGTCGACTCCACCTCGACGCGGCCACCGTGCTCGCGAGCGACGTGATCGACGAGACTCAAACCGAGTCCACTCCCTGGCACCTGGCGCTCCTGGGCGCGTCGGCCGCGGTAGAAGGCTTCGAAGAGGTGAGCGCGCTCCTCTTCCGAAATGCCGGGACCCCGGTCGCTGACGACGATCGCAATCTTCGAGCCCCTCGGCTCGGCGAGGATCTCGATGGCGTTGTCACCATCGCCGTGTTTGAGGGCATTCCCCAGGATGTTGCTGAGAGCGCGTCGGAGCGCTTCCCGGTCTCCCATCAACGTGATCCCCTTGGTCGGAAAGCTCGTGGAGATGGGGACGTCGCGCTCTTGGCGGTGAGCTTCGCAGTCTCGAAGCACGTCCGATACGAGCGATTCCGCGAGAATCGGTTCGTGGCGGTACCGGCGTTTTTGCGACTGGATTCCCGCGAGCTCGAGCACTTGCTCCACGAGGTCGTTGAGCCTTCGTCCCTCGGACTCGATGAGGAGCCCGTAGCGTTTGACCTGTGCCGGGTCGGATACCGATCCGTCGGCGAGGTTCTGCCCCGCCGATCGAAGCACGGCGAGCGGTGTCCGCAGCTCGTGGGACACTCCGGCGACGAACTCCATCTTGCGATCGTTGAGCTCGACCGCCCGACGAGTCGACAGCGCGACGAGACCGATGCTCGCGGCAAGAAGTCCCAGGATCCCGAAGCTCACCGCGAGGTTTCGAGCGCGAGCGCTCGCCACCGCGGCCTCGAGTGAGCCCGCCCGATGACGCACGAAAACCTTCCAGAGGCCGGTGCCCTGCTGGTGGTCCTCGACGGGCCGGAGCGGCGGGCGACGACGTTCCCCGGGTCTCGGCGGCCGGCCACGCCATCGCTCGAGCGAAAAGAGCTGCCCAAGGGCATCGGGCTCGTCGAGTGCCGCGTTCCCGCCCGGTGTCGCGAACACGAGCTCCCCCCGGCCATCGATGACGGCAACCTCGAAGTCAGCCCCGAAATAGCGCTCGGCAAGCTCGGGAAGGATCGCTTCGCGAATCGTTGGGACATCGACGATGATTACGGTATGTCCATCAAGAGTGAAGCCGGGCCGGCGCGAAACCCGCGATGCGATCGGGACCACCAGAATCGGTGCCTCGGACACAAACGATAGCGGGAAGGGAAGGGTGCCGCGGCTCGGGCGCTCCCCTCGGCCGCGTGGTCGCTCCCACTGGTCTCGAGCGCGCTCGAGGAGCGGGGGCCACTCCACGGTCACGAGCGCGCCGGTGTCATCGAGCTTCGTCAAGTCGCCATGAGAGTCGGCCACGTAGAGCGCATCGACCAGCGTCGGGTAACGCGCTTCCTCCCGGTAGCGCTCCCACCGGTTGGCGAGCGCCGGTCCGAGCTCGTCAGCCGCGTCTAGGCGGAAGGTTCGCACCAGGAGCGCCAGCTCCTCGTCGATCTCGCCGGTAAACCGCCGGAGCGAGGATTGGAGGCTGTCCTGCATCCGTTCTCGCTCGGCGATGCTAATCTGTCCCGTCCACCGGAACTGGAGCCAGGCAAGCATCCCGAGAAGCGCCAGCAGCAGGGCGGGCAGGCGCATCCCGCGGGACCACTTCATGATGCTCCATTGTAGCGATACCGCGAGATCCGGGATGTTGCAACGAGCCTCGAATCGACGCGATTCCCACCGATGAGTCTGACCAGTTGAGGGAGTCAAATTAAGGTATGGAAAATGTGCAAAGCGGCGCGCTTCTGAGCATAATGGAGGGCCGTTTCAAGATGGGCCCGACGCCCTCCGGGGATACCTCGAAAACCTATGATTGACGGAACGATATTGAGTCTGTTTCTTCGGGACGTTCGCTACGCCGTTCGCACCTTTGGGCAGCGGCCGGCCTTCACCGCGGTCGTGGTTCTGACGCTGGCCCTCGGGATTGGAAGCAACGTGGCGATCTTCAGCGTCGCCAATGCGGTCCTCCTGCGGCCATTGCCTTACGGAGACCCCGAGAGTCTGGTACTGATTTGGAACCGGATGACGAACGCCAACCGCCCGAATGCTCCGGTGTCCGGTCCCGACTTCATCGACTACAAAGAACAGACGCGGATGTTCGAGGACTTCGCCGGCGCCATCGCCGTGGAGGGAACGATCACCGGTGAGGAGCGTCCGGAGCAAGTCATGGTGGGCTGGAGCACCCACAATTTGTTCAAGGTCCTCGGCGTACGGCCCTTCATGGGGCGAGACTTCGAGCCCGCGGATGGAACCGCCATCGATCCCAAGGTTTTCATGGACCCGAACGCGAAGCTTCCGCCGGGTGCTCTCATGCTGACCCATGGCATGTGGCAGCGGCAGTTCGGGGCCGATCCCCGCGTTCTCGGCAAAGGGCTGCAGCTCGACGGCCAGGCGTGCGTCATCGTCGGGGTCCTTCCGCCCGATTTTCACGTTTATTTGCCGGCTTATGCCGGCATGCCCACGAACATCGACGCCTGGCGCGTGTTCCCGGTGGACTTCTCGACGAGTCCGCGTGACGGTGAATGGCTCACGGTGGTCGCGCGTATGAAGCCCGACGTGACCCTCGAACAGGCTCAGTCGG is part of the Vicinamibacteria bacterium genome and harbors:
- a CDS encoding HAMP domain-containing sensor histidine kinase, coding for MKWSRGMRLPALLLALLGMLAWLQFRWTGQISIAERERMQDSLQSSLRRFTGEIDEELALLVRTFRLDAADELGPALANRWERYREEARYPTLVDALYVADSHGDLTKLDDTGALVTVEWPPLLERARDQWERPRGRGERPSRGTLPFPLSFVSEAPILVVPIASRVSRRPGFTLDGHTVIIVDVPTIREAILPELAERYFGADFEVAVIDGRGELVFATPGGNAALDEPDALGQLFSLERWRGRPPRPGERRRPPLRPVEDHQQGTGLWKVFVRHRAGSLEAAVASARARNLAVSFGILGLLAASIGLVALSTRRAVELNDRKMEFVAGVSHELRTPLAVLRSAGQNLADGSVSDPAQVKRYGLLIESEGRRLNDLVEQVLELAGIQSQKRRYRHEPILAESLVSDVLRDCEAHRQERDVPISTSFPTKGITLMGDREALRRALSNILGNALKHGDGDNAIEILAEPRGSKIAIVVSDRGPGISEEERAHLFEAFYRGRRAQERQVPGSGLGLSLVDHVAREHGGRVEVESTPGKGSRFTLYLPAAAPLDSSGQPVKGSTDPFPR